In Zingiber officinale cultivar Zhangliang chromosome 1A, Zo_v1.1, whole genome shotgun sequence, a genomic segment contains:
- the LOC121999656 gene encoding cytochrome b5-like has translation MAELKSYSTAEISLHTTKQSCWLSIGGKVYDVTTFMEEHPGGEDVMLHASASGDATQAFEEVGHSSSAISSMKSYLIGTVEGHVSDDQKPPKPTAASHREPPPPSYSLSDYFLPLLVLAVAFAAWYYLTFYSKTKA, from the exons ATGGCGGAACTGAAGTCCTACTCCACCGCCGAGATCTCGCTCCATACCACCAAGCAATCCTGCTGGTTGTCGATCGGTGGCAAG GTATACGACGTGACTACCTTCATGGAAGAGCATCCTGGTGGAGAGGATGTTATGCTTCATGCATCAG CATCTGGAGATGCCACCCAAGCATTTGAAGAAGTTGGTCACAGCAGCTCTGCCATTAGCTCAATGAAGAGCTACCTTATCGGCACCGTTGAAGGTCATGTTTCAGATGACCAAAAGCCTCCGAAACCGACCGCCGCTTCACATAGAGAACCACCACCACCATCCTACAGCTTATCCGACTACTTCCTTCCTCTGCTGGTCCTCGCGGTCGCCTTTGCGGCTTGGTATTACCTCACCTTCTATTCCAAGACCAAGGCTTAA